A section of the Helicobacter pylori genome encodes:
- the mobA gene encoding molybdenum cofactor guanylyltransferase MobA, whose amino-acid sequence MKNPIIDNIPCVLLAGGKSSRFIINNIPINKALMPLKSYSSLLEYQYTRLLKLFKQVIISAKKSYELNAPYLLERESGLFSPLFGIHNAFLTLQTPYIFFIAIDAPLVSFESIKTLCGIQNFSVVYAKSPTKEHYLISLWHKSVLNALNYALKTQNYRLSDLMKNASSIAIHFDKEEEFLNLNTLKDYELAVQILKERANG is encoded by the coding sequence TTGAAAAACCCTATCATTGATAACATCCCTTGCGTTTTATTAGCTGGGGGCAAAAGCTCTCGTTTCATCATCAATAATATTCCAATCAATAAGGCTCTCATGCCTTTAAAATCGTATTCTAGCCTTTTAGAATACCAATACACACGCCTTTTAAAACTTTTCAAACAAGTCATTATCAGCGCTAAGAAATCTTACGAGTTAAACGCTCCCTATCTTTTAGAAAGAGAAAGCGGCCTTTTTTCACCCCTTTTTGGCATTCATAACGCTTTTTTAACGCTGCAAACCCCTTATATTTTTTTTATCGCCATAGATGCGCCTTTAGTGTCCTTTGAAAGCATTAAAACTCTTTGTGGGATTCAAAACTTTAGCGTAGTCTATGCTAAAAGCCCTACAAAAGAGCATTATTTGATTTCTTTGTGGCACAAAAGCGTCCTTAACGCTCTTAATTACGCTCTTAAAACGCAAAATTATCGCTTGAGCGATCTTATGAAAAATGCCTCTTCAATCGCTATCCATTTTGATAAAGAAGAAGAGTTTTTAAACCTCAACACCCTAAAAGACTATGAATTAGCCGTTCAAATTTTAAAAGAGAGGGCAAATGGCTGA
- the fabX gene encoding decanoate oxidase/trans-2-decenoyl-[acyl-carrier protein] isomerase FabX, translating to MVSTLKPLKIGKHTIKFPIFQGGMGVGISWDELAGNVAKEGALGVISAVGTGYYKNMRFVERIVAKKPFEALNFYSKKALNEIFANARKICGNKPLGANILYAINDYGRVLRDACEAGANIIITGAGLPTNMPEFAKDFSDVALIPIISSAKALKILCKRWSDRYKRIPDAFIVEGPLSGGHQGFKYEDCFKEEFRLENLVPKVVEASKEWGNIPIIAAGGIWDRKDIDTMLSLGASGVQMATRFLGTKECDAKVYADLLPTLNKEDILLIKSPVGYPARAINTGVIKRIEEGNAPKIACVSNCVAPCNRGEEAKKVGYCIADGLGRSYLGNREEGLYFTGANGYRVDKIISVHELIKELTEG from the coding sequence ATGGTATCAACACTCAAACCGCTAAAAATCGGTAAGCACACCATAAAATTCCCTATCTTTCAAGGGGGAATGGGTGTGGGGATTAGCTGGGATGAACTAGCTGGAAATGTTGCCAAAGAAGGGGCTTTAGGAGTGATTTCAGCCGTAGGGACTGGTTATTATAAAAACATGCGTTTTGTAGAAAGGATTGTGGCTAAAAAACCCTTTGAAGCCTTGAATTTTTACTCCAAAAAAGCGTTGAATGAGATTTTTGCAAACGCTAGGAAGATTTGCGGGAACAAGCCTTTAGGAGCGAATATTTTATACGCTATCAATGACTATGGTCGTGTTTTAAGGGACGCTTGTGAAGCGGGAGCGAATATTATCATTACAGGGGCTGGCTTGCCCACCAACATGCCTGAATTCGCTAAGGATTTTAGCGATGTGGCGCTCATCCCTATTATTTCTTCAGCGAAGGCTTTAAAAATCCTTTGTAAAAGGTGGAGCGATCGGTATAAAAGAATCCCGGACGCGTTTATTGTGGAAGGGCCTTTGAGTGGGGGGCATCAGGGCTTCAAATACGAAGATTGTTTCAAAGAAGAATTCCGATTAGAAAACTTAGTGCCTAAAGTCGTGGAAGCTTCTAAAGAATGGGGGAATATCCCTATCATCGCTGCTGGGGGGATTTGGGATAGAAAAGATATAGACACCATGTTAAGTCTTGGAGCGAGTGGGGTGCAAATGGCAACTCGTTTTTTAGGAACGAAAGAATGCGACGCTAAAGTGTATGCCGATCTTTTGCCCACGCTCAACAAAGAAGATATTTTACTCATTAAATCGCCTGTAGGCTATCCGGCTAGGGCTATTAATACTGGGGTGATCAAACGCATTGAAGAGGGTAATGCACCCAAAATCGCATGCGTGAGCAATTGTGTAGCACCTTGTAACAGGGGTGAAGAGGCTAAAAAGGTGGGCTATTGCATCGCTGATGGATTGGGGCGCAGTTATTTAGGGAACAGAGAAGAGGGGCTTTATTTTACCGGGGCTAACGGCTATAGAGTGGATAAGATTATCAGCGTGCATGAATTGATTAAAGAGCTTACAGAGGGTTAA
- the flhB gene encoding flagellar biosynthesis protein FlhB, translated as MAEEEKTELPSAKKIQKAREEGNVPKSMEVVGVLGLLAGLVSIFIFFIWWVDGFSEMYRHVLKDFSLDFSKESVQELFNQLAKNTFLLLLPILIILMVVAFLSNVLQFGWLFAPKVIEPKFSKINPINGVKNLFSLKKLLDGSLITLKVFLAFFLGFFIFSLFLGELNHAALLNLQGQLLWFKSKALLLISSLLFLFFVLAFVDLVIKRRQYTNSLKMTKQEVKDEYKQQEGNPEIKAKIRQMMVKNATNKMMQEIPKANVVVTNPTHYAIALKFDEEHPVPVVVAKGTDYLAIRIKGIAREHDIEIIENKTLARELYRDVKLNAAIPEELFEAVAIVFAQVAKLEQERQKQKIIKPL; from the coding sequence ATGGCTGAAGAAGAAAAGACCGAACTCCCTAGCGCGAAAAAAATCCAAAAAGCCAGAGAAGAAGGCAATGTGCCTAAGAGCATGGAAGTGGTGGGGGTTTTGGGGTTATTGGCTGGGCTAGTGAGTATTTTTATTTTTTTTATATGGTGGGTGGATGGCTTTAGCGAAATGTATCGCCATGTGTTGAAAGATTTTTCCCTAGATTTTAGCAAAGAAAGCGTTCAAGAGCTGTTTAACCAGCTGGCTAAAAACACTTTTTTATTGCTTTTACCCATTTTAATCATTTTAATGGTGGTGGCGTTTTTATCCAATGTCTTGCAATTTGGCTGGCTCTTTGCCCCTAAAGTCATTGAGCCTAAATTTTCTAAAATCAACCCTATCAATGGCGTCAAAAACCTTTTTTCTTTAAAAAAGCTCCTTGATGGGAGTTTGATCACTTTAAAAGTTTTTTTAGCTTTTTTTCTGGGGTTTTTTATTTTTTCCTTATTTTTAGGGGAATTAAACCATGCGGCTCTTTTGAATTTGCAAGGCCAGTTGTTGTGGTTTAAAAGCAAGGCGTTATTACTCATTTCTTCGCTTTTGTTTTTATTTTTTGTCTTGGCTTTTGTGGATTTAGTCATCAAACGCCGCCAATACACTAACTCTTTAAAAATGACTAAACAAGAAGTTAAGGACGAATACAAACAGCAAGAAGGAAACCCAGAAATCAAAGCCAAAATCCGCCAAATGATGGTAAAAAACGCCACGAATAAAATGATGCAAGAAATCCCCAAAGCCAATGTCGTGGTTACTAACCCTACCCATTATGCCATCGCTCTCAAATTTGATGAAGAACACCCTGTGCCGGTGGTGGTGGCTAAAGGCACGGACTATTTAGCCATTAGGATTAAGGGCATCGCTAGAGAGCATGACATAGAAATTATAGAAAACAAAACGCTCGCTAGAGAGCTTTATAGGGATGTGAAATTAAACGCCGCCATACCAGAAGAATTGTTTGAAGCGGTGGCGATTGTCTTTGCTCAAGTGGCTAAATTAGAGCAAGAACGCCAAAAACAAAAGATCATCAAACCTCTTTAA
- a CDS encoding N-acetylmuramoyl-L-alanine amidase family protein, producing MLVRLGVVACLFWLHFAYATTLKITNIVPFGSSSVKISFNQEIKKFKEVSLKNFKSYLELEAILTIPKKHYQFSKQSSITIAQFSPKLARVVISHAPKMTYEVKILKDKLYVSIVEKKPLTRHQMAPKPPKHRTLKHPTPKPAPKSIKKEAKEIKEKTPTKHARSKHAHSPLNERNAKKEIPKKEAENESKNQVFIAEKNDTFIKTKRKKHKKIVLDAGHGGKDCGAMSANSVCEKDIVLEVVKFLHKELKKRGYSVLLTRDKDIYIDLVARTELANKKSADLFISVHANSIPKRSTSNAHGIETYFLSTARSERARKVAEQENKDDVNLMDYFSKSLLLNSLNTQRLIVSNKLAIDVQYGMLQSIRKNYPDVVDGGVREGPFWVLAGALMPSILIEIGYNSHAIESKRIQSKPYQKILAKGIADGIDSFFSKND from the coding sequence GTGCTTGTGAGGTTAGGGGTTGTTGCATGTCTTTTTTGGTTGCATTTTGCTTATGCTACAACCCTTAAAATTACCAACATTGTGCCTTTTGGCTCTAGCAGTGTTAAAATCTCGTTCAATCAAGAAATTAAAAAATTCAAAGAAGTTTCGCTCAAAAATTTCAAGAGTTATTTGGAATTAGAAGCCATTTTAACCATTCCTAAAAAGCATTACCAATTTTCTAAACAATCGTCCATCACGATCGCGCAATTTAGCCCTAAATTAGCGCGAGTGGTCATTAGCCATGCCCCTAAGATGACTTATGAAGTTAAAATCCTTAAAGACAAGCTCTATGTTTCTATCGTGGAGAAAAAGCCCTTAACAAGGCATCAAATGGCACCAAAACCACCCAAACACCGGACGCTAAAACACCCCACACCTAAACCCGCCCCTAAATCTATTAAAAAAGAGGCTAAAGAGATTAAAGAGAAAACGCCAACTAAGCATGCGCGCTCAAAACACGCGCATTCTCCATTGAACGAAAGAAACGCTAAAAAAGAGATTCCTAAAAAAGAAGCAGAAAATGAGAGTAAGAACCAAGTTTTTATAGCAGAAAAAAATGATACTTTCATCAAAACCAAGCGCAAAAAACACAAAAAGATCGTTTTAGACGCTGGGCATGGGGGGAAAGATTGCGGGGCGATGAGCGCGAATTCAGTGTGTGAAAAAGACATTGTTTTAGAAGTGGTGAAGTTTTTGCATAAAGAGCTTAAAAAAAGAGGCTATAGCGTTTTATTGACAAGGGATAAGGACATTTATATTGATTTAGTGGCCCGCACGGAATTAGCCAATAAAAAAAGCGCGGATTTATTCATCTCAGTGCATGCCAATTCCATCCCTAAACGCTCCACCTCTAACGCTCATGGCATAGAAACTTATTTTTTATCCACCGCAAGGAGCGAAAGGGCTAGGAAAGTGGCTGAGCAAGAAAATAAAGACGATGTGAATTTGATGGATTATTTTTCTAAAAGCTTGCTTTTAAATTCATTAAACACGCAGCGATTGATTGTTTCTAACAAACTGGCGATTGATGTGCAATACGGCATGCTCCAAAGTATCCGCAAAAATTACCCTGATGTGGTGGATGGGGGCGTGAGAGAGGGGCCTTTTTGGGTGTTAGCCGGGGCTTTAATGCCTTCAATTTTAATAGAAATTGGTTATAATTCCCATGCGATAGAATCTAAACGCATCCAAAGCAAACCGTATCAAAAAATCTTGGCTAAGGGCATTGCTGATGGCATTGATAGTTTCTTCAGCAAGAATGATTAG
- the tyrS gene encoding tyrosine--tRNA ligase has translation MEQKISIALKEIARGANEIIGLEYIEKLVRKYYETNERFIVKAGFDPTAPDLHLGHTVLIQKLALLQQYGARVKFLIGDFTAMIGDPTGKNETRKPLNREQVLENAKTYEEQIYKILDQKHTEVCFNSTWLDTLGAKGMIELCAKFSVARMLERDDFAKRYKENRPISIVEFLYPLLQGYDSVAMDADIELGGNDQKFNLLVGRFLQRAYGLNKEQSIITMPLLEGLDGVQKMSKSLGNYVGITEEPNAMFGKIMSVSDDLMWCYYTLLSAKTLEEIEDLKHGILNQTLHPKAVKEDLASEIVARYYDNDQAFKAKEQFSKVFSANLLPEILSESDFDEGVGVLDVLKQIGFCPSTSQARRDIQGGGVKINQEVVKDESYRFVKGNYVIQLGKKRFMKLNIN, from the coding sequence ATGGAACAAAAAATCAGTATCGCCTTAAAAGAGATCGCTAGAGGCGCTAATGAAATCATTGGATTGGAATATATTGAAAAATTGGTGAGAAAATATTATGAAACCAATGAACGCTTTATCGTTAAAGCCGGGTTTGATCCTACCGCTCCAGATTTGCATTTAGGGCATACGGTATTGATTCAAAAATTAGCTTTATTGCAGCAATATGGGGCTAGGGTTAAGTTTTTGATTGGGGATTTTACCGCTATGATAGGCGATCCCACGGGTAAAAATGAAACGAGGAAACCCTTAAACCGGGAGCAAGTCTTAGAAAACGCTAAAACTTATGAAGAGCAAATCTATAAAATTTTAGATCAAAAACACACCGAAGTGTGCTTTAATTCCACTTGGTTGGATACTTTAGGCGCAAAGGGCATGATAGAATTGTGCGCGAAGTTTTCAGTCGCTAGAATGCTAGAAAGGGATGATTTTGCTAAACGCTATAAAGAAAACCGCCCCATTAGCATTGTGGAATTTTTATACCCTTTGTTGCAAGGCTATGATTCAGTAGCGATGGATGCGGATATTGAGCTTGGGGGCAATGATCAAAAGTTTAATTTGCTGGTGGGGCGTTTTTTGCAACGAGCTTATGGCTTGAATAAAGAGCAATCAATCATCACCATGCCTTTATTAGAGGGGCTTGATGGGGTGCAAAAAATGAGTAAAAGCTTGGGGAATTATGTGGGGATCACTGAAGAGCCTAATGCGATGTTTGGGAAGATCATGAGCGTGAGCGATGATCTCATGTGGTGCTACTACACCCTTTTGAGCGCTAAGACTTTAGAAGAAATTGAAGACTTAAAACATGGTATTTTAAATCAAACCCTGCACCCTAAAGCCGTTAAAGAAGATCTCGCTAGTGAAATCGTGGCTCGTTATTATGACAATGATCAAGCATTCAAGGCTAAAGAGCAATTTTCTAAAGTGTTTAGTGCAAACCTTTTGCCTGAAATTTTATCAGAGAGCGATTTTGATGAGGGGGTTGGGGTTTTAGATGTTTTAAAACAGATTGGCTTTTGCCCATCCACTTCACAAGCCAGGCGCGATATTCAAGGGGGAGGGGTAAAGATTAATCAAGAAGTGGTAAAAGATGAGAGTTATCGTTTTGTTAAAGGAAATTATGTTATACAGCTTGGTAAGAAAAGATTTATGAAATTAAATATTAACTAA